GATCGTGCAGACGATCGCGGCGGTGTGGTTGCCGTAGCCGAGGACCAGTACGTCGGCCGCGAGCAGCACCAGCGAGCCGCCGAGCACCTTCAGCGAGCCGAACCGCTTCTGCATGCGCGGCGCCACGAGGACCGAGAAGACGGCGAGCAGCACACCCCAGGCGAAGAACACCGCGCCGGACTTGTACGGGGTCATGTTCAGTACGAACGGCGTGAAGGCCAGCACCGTGAAGAACGTGTAGTTGTAGAAGAAGGCCGAGACGGCGGCGGAGGCGAGGCCGCCGTGGCCGAGCGCCCTGATCGGGTCGAGCAGGGACGTCTTGCGGGCCGGCTTCGGCTGTTCCTTGAGGAACACGGTGATGCACAGGAAGCCGATCGCCATCAGGAAGGCCGTGCCGAAGAACGGGTAGCGCCAGCTGGCGTCGCCGAGCAGTGCGCCGAGCAGCGGGCCGCACGCCATGCCGAGGCCGAGCGCGGACTCGTAGAGCAGGATCGCCGCCGCGCTGCCCCCGGCCGCGGCGCCGACGATGACGGCGAGGGCGGTCGAGACGAACAGCGCGTTGCCCAGGCCCCAGCCGGCCCGGTAGCCGACGAGCTGGCCGACCGTGTCCGAGGTGCCCGCGAGGCCCGCGAAGACCACGACGAAGGCCAGGCCGAGCAGCAGGGTCTTGCGTCCGCCGATACGGCTGGAGACGAAGCCGGTGACCAGCATCGCGAGCGCGGTGATGAGGAAGTACGAGGTGAACAGCAGGGAGACCTGGCCGGCGCTCGCGTCCAGGCCCTTCGCGATGGACGGCAGGATCGGGTCGACGAGCCCGATGCCCATGAAGGCCACGACGGACGCGCCGGCCGTCGCCCACACCGCCTTGGGCTGTCGCAGGATGCCGCCCGCACCCGCGTCGAAGGGGTCCATGCCAGTGCTCCAATGCCGACGAGATGGTTGGTGTTTACACATACTAAGTTAGGTCGGCTAAATAATGCAACGTACATCTAATCTCGCGGATGTGGACCCGGGGCGCGGGCTTCCCTCCGGATGGGTGATCGTCCTTGACGTGGGGGAGCGAGGGTAGGACCGTGGGGCTGTATGAGGGGCGAACCCAGTTGCCCGAAGTGTGGTGGCCGGGTCAGGGCTCCCGGTCTCTTCGCCGATTCCTGGCAGTGCGACCTGCACGGCACCGTGCATCCGCTCCAGCCCGTGCTCCCGCCCAGCGTCGAGGCGCTCGGTGTCGTGGTGCACCGCACCCAGGTGCCGGTCTGGATGCCCTGGCCGTTGCCGGTCGGCTGGCTGTTCACCGGGGTGGCCTGCGCGGGCGACGACCGCACCGGTGGCCGCGCGACCGCGGTGGCCTGTTCCGGACCGGGACCGCTCGGCGGCATCGGTGAGCTGATCCTGATCGCCGAGGAGCTCGGTGTCGGTCTGGGCGCGCGCTACGCCGGCCTCGACGCCCCCGATCCGGGGCCGTACATGGACGTGGAGAAGCCGGCTCAGGCCAAGGTCCTGGCCGCCGGGCGTCCGACCCCCCTCTGGCACGTCTCGGGCGGCCCCGTCGACCGCGCGGTCTTCGCCGGGGAGGCCCTGGGCATGTGGCTGTGGGCCGTCGTGTGGCCCGAGCGGTCGGGGCTGCTGATGTACGAGGAACTGGTGCTGACCGACCTGCGGGACGCGGGCGCCGAGATCGACCTGGTGCCGTGCGGGGCCTTGTCGCCTCGGCTGCTCCAGCCCTAGGCGCCTCGGCGCGGGCCGGGTGTAGGGGGTGCAGGGCCCTTGCGGGTGTGACAGGGCGGGGTGTGGCACCGGTTATCCTTGAGCGGTTCCCTTCTTGTCCTCGAGCGTCCCCTTCCGTCCCGTCGCCGTTTGGAGTCAGCGTCGTGCGCATCGATCTGCACACCCACTCCACCGCGTCCGACGGCACGGACACCCCGGCCCAGCTGGTGCGCAAGGCCGCCACGGCCGGTCTCGACGTCGTCGCGCTGACCGACCACGACACCACCCGTGGCCACGCCGAGGCCCTCGCCGCGCTGCCCGAGGGACTGACCCTGGTCACCGGGGCCGAGCTCTCCTGCCGACTCGACGGCGTCAGCATGCACATGCTGGCCTACCTCTTCGACCCCGAGGAGCCCGCCCTGCTCGCCGAGCGCGAGCTGGTCCGCGACGACCGCGTGCCGCGGGCCCGTGGCATGGTCGAGAAGCTCAACGGCCTGGGCGTGCCCGTCACCTGGGAGCAGGTCGCCCGCATCGCCGGCGACGGCTCGGTCGGGCGGCCGCACGTGGCCACCGCGCTGGTGGAACTCGGCGTGGTGCCGACGGTGGGCGACGCCTTCACGGCGGACTGGCTGGCCGACGGCGGCCGGGCCTTCGTCGAGAAGCACGAGACCGACCCCTTCGAGGCGCTCCGGCTGATCAAGGGCGCCGGCGGGGTCGCCGTCTTCGCCCACCCGGCCGCCGTCAAGCGGGGCCGCACCGTGCCGGAGACCGCGATCGCCGACCTGGCCGCCGCCGGGCTCGACGGCATCGAGGTCGACCACATGGACCACGACGCGGACACCCGGGCACGGCTGCGCGGGGTCGCGAAGGAGCTGGGGCTCCTGACGACCGGCTCCAGTGACTACCACGGCAGCCGGAAGACCTGCGTGCTCGGCCAGTACACGACCGACCCCGAGGTGTACGGGGAGATCACGCGACGGGCGTTCGGGGCGTTCCCCGTGCCGGGGGCCGGCGGGGCCTGAGCCTCACCTCCCGCGCGACCTGCCCCTCTCCCGTCCTCTCTCGCAAGGCCAGTAGCTCACCCATGTTCGACCTCGCCGTCTTCGGCTCCCTCTTCCTGACCCTCTTCGTCATCATGGATCCCCCGGGGATCACCCCGATCTTCCTCGCGCTGACCTCCGGGCGCCCCGCCAAGGTGCAGCGGCGGATGGCCCTCCAGGCGGTCTGCGTCGCCGGTGGCGTGATCACCGTGTTCGGTCTGCTCGGGCACCAGATCCTCGACTACCTGCACGTGTCCGTGCCCGCCCTGATGATCGCGGGCGGGCTGCTGCTCCTGCTGATCGCCCTCGACCTGCTCACCGGCAAGACGGACGAGCCGAAGCAGACCAAGGACGTCAACGTGGCGCTGGTGCCGCTGGGCATGCCGCTGCTCGCGGGGCCCGGGGCGATCGTGTCGGTCATCCTCGCCGTGCAGAAGGCGGACGGGGTGACCGGCCAGGTCTCGGTGTGGGCGGCGATCCTCGCCATCCACGTGGTGCTGTGGCTGGTGATGCGGTACTCGCTGCTGATCATCCGCGTCATCAAGGACGGCGGCGTGGTCCTGGTGACCCGGCTCGCGGGCATGATGCTCTCCGCGATCGCGGTCCAGCAGATCATCAACGGTGTCACGCAGGTGATCCAGGGCGCCTGAGCGCGGTCCCGGCCCCGCACCCGACACGCACGGGGCCCCCGTACGGCGTTCCGTACGGGGGCCCCGGGTGTGTGTGAAGGGTCCGCGCTACAAGGCCGAAGGTTCGGCGGGGCGGATCCACAGGCGCTGTCCGATGGCGGCGGCCTGCTGGACGATCCGGTTTACGGAGGCGGCGTCCACGACAGTCGTGTCGACGGGGGTCCCGTCGACATCGTCGAGTCGCATGACTTCAAAGCGCATGGCCTCTCCCTTGATCTGGTCATCCTCCTGAGGAGAACTACTGGTGTGGCTCCTGGGTCGTCGGTGCCCGGGCTTCCGTAGGAGTCAACGGGATGCCCGATGCAAACATTCCCTACGCTAAGGAAATTTTTCGAACGACTAATTACTGACAGGTAAGCGGCTTGTTGCCGTGCGCCAAGTGTCCGTTACAAGACTGACCGGGACCAGTTGTGTTCGTAGCGTGACCGCCGGGACAATGGAGGCGATGAACGCCGACCTCGCGTCCTTGAACGCTCGTATCGACCGCACCAACGAGCTGCTGCTGCGCATGCTCGCCGAGGTGGCGAAGACACCCTCGACCCACGCGATCTTCGTCGACGCCGGATACCTGTACGCGGCGGCGGGGCGGCTGGTGACCGGGACCGAGGACCGCCGGGCCTTCGACCTGGACGCCGAGGGCCTGATCGAGGCGCTCATCGACAAGGCGCGCACCATCTTCGCGGACAGCCGCCTGCTCCGCGTCTACTGGTACGACGGCGCCCGCCGCCGCATCCACACCGCCGAGCAGCAGTCCATCGCCGAACTGCCGGACGTCAAGGTGCGCCTGGGCAACCTCAACGCCAACAACCAGCAGAAGGGCGTCGACTCACTCATCCGCTCCGACCTGGAGTCCCTCGCCCGGTACCGCGCCATCAGCGACGCGGCGCTGCTCGGCGGCGACGAGGACCTGGTCTCCGCGGTCGAGGCGGCGCAGGGGTACGGCGCCCGCGTCCACCTGTGGGGCATCGAGGCGCCCGACGGCCGCAACCAGGCCGACCCGCTGCTCTGGGAGGTCGACAGTCAGCGCACCTTCGACCTGGAGTTCTTCAAGCCGTACGTCTCCCGGCGTGCCGCCCATGCCTTCGACGCGGCGGGCACCCGGCCGGCCCGCGAGGACGTCCGCTTCGTGGGCGCGCAGATCGCGGCGAAGTGGCTGGCCGCCCGCGGCCGCGACACCCTGCTGGAGCTCCTCCCCGGCCACCCCTACCTCCCCGGCTCGGTCGACCAGGACCTGCTGGTGGAGGCCGAGGGCCTGCTCCAGTACTCGCTGCGCGGCCAGGCCGACCTGAGACGGGCCCTGCGGGACGGCTTCTGGGAGCACCTGCGGGCGCAGTACTAGGGTCCGGCCTCCGCGGAGAGCCGGGGGACGCCGTCCCAGAAGTCGGCGAGTGCGCGGGCGGTCGGCAGGGGCTGGTCTGTGTTGGGGGAGTGCTCGGCGCCGGCGATCACGGTCCGGCGCGCGTCCAGGCGTACGGCCATCTCGTCCAGAAGAGGGATGGGCCAGGTGTCGTCGTAGGCGCCGGACAGCACGTGATACGGCAGCGCCAGCGCGGCCAGCTCCGCGACCCGGTCCGGCTCCGTGCACAACTGCCTCCCCGTCGCGCGCAGTTGGG
The Streptomyces sp. NBC_01723 genome window above contains:
- a CDS encoding MFS transporter; this encodes MDPFDAGAGGILRQPKAVWATAGASVVAFMGIGLVDPILPSIAKGLDASAGQVSLLFTSYFLITALAMLVTGFVSSRIGGRKTLLLGLAFVVVFAGLAGTSDTVGQLVGYRAGWGLGNALFVSTALAVIVGAAAGGSAAAILLYESALGLGMACGPLLGALLGDASWRYPFFGTAFLMAIGFLCITVFLKEQPKPARKTSLLDPIRALGHGGLASAAVSAFFYNYTFFTVLAFTPFVLNMTPYKSGAVFFAWGVLLAVFSVLVAPRMQKRFGSLKVLGGSLVLLAADVLVLGYGNHTAAIVCTILSGAFIGVNNTVYTELALGVSDAPRPVASAGYNFVRWFAAAAAPYFAPKIEEWTDIHIPFVVAAVTAVLGAVVVLVRRRALTLPHSRLRSSGGTPMAEEPETGHATEDSVTVFTN
- a CDS encoding DUF6758 family protein, translating into MRGEPSCPKCGGRVRAPGLFADSWQCDLHGTVHPLQPVLPPSVEALGVVVHRTQVPVWMPWPLPVGWLFTGVACAGDDRTGGRATAVACSGPGPLGGIGELILIAEELGVGLGARYAGLDAPDPGPYMDVEKPAQAKVLAAGRPTPLWHVSGGPVDRAVFAGEALGMWLWAVVWPERSGLLMYEELVLTDLRDAGAEIDLVPCGALSPRLLQP
- a CDS encoding PHP domain-containing protein; the protein is MRIDLHTHSTASDGTDTPAQLVRKAATAGLDVVALTDHDTTRGHAEALAALPEGLTLVTGAELSCRLDGVSMHMLAYLFDPEEPALLAERELVRDDRVPRARGMVEKLNGLGVPVTWEQVARIAGDGSVGRPHVATALVELGVVPTVGDAFTADWLADGGRAFVEKHETDPFEALRLIKGAGGVAVFAHPAAVKRGRTVPETAIADLAAAGLDGIEVDHMDHDADTRARLRGVAKELGLLTTGSSDYHGSRKTCVLGQYTTDPEVYGEITRRAFGAFPVPGAGGA
- a CDS encoding MarC family protein, with product MFDLAVFGSLFLTLFVIMDPPGITPIFLALTSGRPAKVQRRMALQAVCVAGGVITVFGLLGHQILDYLHVSVPALMIAGGLLLLLIALDLLTGKTDEPKQTKDVNVALVPLGMPLLAGPGAIVSVILAVQKADGVTGQVSVWAAILAIHVVLWLVMRYSLLIIRVIKDGGVVLVTRLAGMMLSAIAVQQIINGVTQVIQGA
- a CDS encoding NYN domain-containing protein; its protein translation is MNADLASLNARIDRTNELLLRMLAEVAKTPSTHAIFVDAGYLYAAAGRLVTGTEDRRAFDLDAEGLIEALIDKARTIFADSRLLRVYWYDGARRRIHTAEQQSIAELPDVKVRLGNLNANNQQKGVDSLIRSDLESLARYRAISDAALLGGDEDLVSAVEAAQGYGARVHLWGIEAPDGRNQADPLLWEVDSQRTFDLEFFKPYVSRRAAHAFDAAGTRPAREDVRFVGAQIAAKWLAARGRDTLLELLPGHPYLPGSVDQDLLVEAEGLLQYSLRGQADLRRALRDGFWEHLRAQY